A genome region from Sphingobium sp. CR2-8 includes the following:
- the flgM gene encoding flagellar biosynthesis anti-sigma factor FlgM, with protein MIKSVGQNISAAIEASRLREGTKTRASATTGSTTASASAASSSPAARMAAEGAPVDMDRIAAIKSAIASGNYPVDPAAIAERMVALDLSAA; from the coding sequence ATGATCAAGTCTGTGGGCCAGAATATCAGCGCCGCCATCGAGGCTTCCCGCCTGCGGGAAGGGACCAAGACGCGCGCGTCGGCCACCACCGGATCGACCACCGCGTCCGCCAGCGCCGCGTCCAGCAGCCCCGCCGCCCGCATGGCGGCTGAAGGCGCGCCGGTGGACATGGACCGGATCGCTGCGATCAAATCGGCCATCGCATCGGGCAACTACCCGGTCGATCCCGCCGCCATTGCCGAACGCATGGTCGCGCTCGACCTGTCGGCCGCCTGA
- a CDS encoding flagella basal body P-ring formation protein FlgA produces MLRFSSILLAAATLTSVQPAQAQGAQKFENLDRIDSLVAMTVGANLGEPGGPAAPVDRRLRLAACPATPSIEGPVFGAAMVKCDALGWRIRVPLVAGASAAASGPVPRAAPAYGAANRFTRAAPVASKEAVVRKGDPVQLMAGNAVFSVSRMMVADEDGALGETIRVREDKKSSPIFAQVVEMGVVRIPGFNNF; encoded by the coding sequence GTGTTGCGATTTTCGTCCATCCTTCTCGCCGCCGCCACGCTGACCAGCGTGCAACCCGCGCAGGCGCAAGGGGCCCAGAAATTCGAGAATCTCGACCGGATCGACAGCCTGGTGGCGATGACCGTGGGGGCCAATCTCGGCGAACCGGGCGGCCCCGCCGCGCCGGTCGACCGCCGTCTGCGTCTGGCCGCTTGCCCCGCAACCCCCAGCATCGAAGGGCCGGTATTCGGCGCGGCGATGGTGAAGTGCGACGCGCTGGGCTGGCGCATCCGCGTGCCGCTGGTGGCAGGCGCGTCCGCTGCTGCCTCCGGGCCGGTGCCGCGCGCTGCCCCGGCCTATGGTGCTGCCAATCGCTTCACCCGCGCCGCGCCGGTCGCATCGAAGGAAGCGGTCGTGCGCAAGGGCGATCCGGTGCAGTTGATGGCCGGCAACGCCGTATTCAGCGTGTCGCGCATGATGGTCGCTGACGAGGATGGCGCCCTGGGCGAGACGATCCGGGTGCGCGAAGACAAGAAAAGTTCGCCGATTTTCGCACAAGTGGTAGAAATGGGTGTCGTGCGCATTCCGGGATTTAATAATTTTTGA
- a CDS encoding flagellar motor protein MotB produces MTPLPSMAASASARRNRWAVSFADLLLLLLAFFVLLQASGSRRDAMLAQVSQQFGGRAMRQGIEIRAAELFVPGEALLSDAGRTRLSSVARRFVREPGGLEIRSDGSDHGRQRFDDWDLAAARLGAVARALRMQGIAQDRLHIRGLDQGGGRPRREQAQGQVIHIAPGR; encoded by the coding sequence ATGACACCGCTTCCGTCCATGGCGGCCTCTGCATCCGCCCGGCGCAATCGCTGGGCGGTCAGCTTCGCCGATCTTCTCCTGCTGCTGCTCGCTTTCTTCGTGCTGTTGCAAGCCAGCGGGTCGCGCCGCGACGCGATGCTGGCGCAGGTCAGCCAGCAATTTGGCGGACGGGCCATGCGGCAGGGCATCGAAATACGCGCCGCCGAACTGTTCGTGCCGGGTGAGGCATTGCTCAGCGACGCAGGGCGCACACGGCTTTCCAGCGTGGCCCGGCGCTTCGTGCGCGAACCGGGCGGGCTGGAGATACGCAGCGACGGGTCGGACCATGGGCGCCAGCGCTTCGACGATTGGGATCTGGCCGCCGCCCGGCTGGGCGCAGTCGCCCGCGCCTTGCGCATGCAGGGCATCGCGCAGGATCGACTGCACATTCGCGGGCTGGATCAGGGTGGCGGTCGGCCAAGGCGAGAGCAAGCGCAGGGGCAGGTCATCCACATCGCGCCAGGTCGTTAA
- a CDS encoding MotA/TolQ/ExbB proton channel family protein, with product MIAIISHLFDPLTLAAMLAGIALVALFQNGAGALGRAMAALKPLLTADPARDRDAARATMLKIDQVAQLRGLSCTDRVKTADPFLTDAARKLANSDRADMFETWAAQALADRAQRHGAVHKAWLSIADAAPALGMAGTIIGLVGMFAAMDDPAALGPAMALALLTTFYGVVIANIIAAPVAARLSDLSERELAWQREVADRMLTIARRENAPLRRAAIREVA from the coding sequence ATGATCGCGATAATCAGCCATTTGTTCGATCCGCTGACGCTGGCGGCGATGCTTGCCGGGATCGCGCTCGTCGCCCTGTTCCAAAATGGCGCCGGGGCGCTGGGCCGTGCGATGGCTGCGCTGAAACCGCTCCTGACCGCCGATCCAGCACGGGACCGGGACGCGGCGCGGGCGACGATGCTGAAGATCGATCAGGTGGCGCAACTGCGTGGCCTGTCCTGCACCGATCGGGTGAAGACCGCCGATCCCTTCCTGACCGACGCCGCGCGCAAGCTCGCCAATAGCGATCGCGCCGACATGTTCGAAACATGGGCGGCGCAGGCGCTGGCCGACCGGGCCCAGCGCCATGGCGCGGTGCACAAGGCATGGCTGTCGATCGCCGATGCCGCGCCCGCGTTGGGCATGGCGGGCACGATCATCGGCCTGGTCGGCATGTTCGCCGCCATGGACGACCCCGCCGCGCTCGGCCCCGCCATGGCGCTGGCGCTGCTAACCACCTTCTACGGCGTCGTCATCGCCAATATCATCGCCGCGCCGGTCGCCGCCCGCCTGTCCGACCTGTCGGAACGCGAACTGGCCTGGCAACGCGAAGTGGCGGACCGGATGCTGACGATCGCGCGGCGTGAAAATGCGCCGCTGCGCCGCGCCGCCATCCGCGAAGTCGCATGA
- the flgB gene encoding flagellar basal body rod protein FlgB — MSVEDNLFGIHGKALALRSQRLSLLASNIANASTPGYKARDIDFEAALKDATTRAGSSATDVSKAADDAMGYRTPLQPSLDGNTVELSTEQTLFAENAVKYRTTLSFLEGRINTINRALKGE, encoded by the coding sequence ATGTCGGTGGAAGACAATCTGTTCGGGATACATGGAAAGGCGCTGGCGCTTCGCTCGCAACGCCTGTCCCTGCTCGCGTCCAACATCGCGAACGCCTCCACGCCCGGCTACAAAGCGCGCGACATCGATTTCGAGGCCGCGTTGAAGGACGCCACGACCCGGGCGGGCAGCAGCGCAACCGATGTGTCGAAGGCCGCCGACGACGCCATGGGCTATCGCACGCCGTTACAGCCGAGCCTGGACGGCAACACCGTGGAACTGAGCACCGAACAGACGCTGTTCGCCGAAAATGCGGTCAAATATCGCACGACCCTCTCTTTCCTGGAGGGCCGCATCAACACCATCAACCGTGCGCTGAAGGGAGAATAA